DNA from Roseimicrobium sp. ORNL1:
GCCAGTATTTGTTCCGTGGTAAGCACGCGCGCCGATTGGAGAATAACACGCCCGCTTTGGCAATGCCGATGTGCGGAAATGTGTGAGGAATTTGTGACCCACTCAATCGCAAAGCAATTTTTGCACGCTCGCGAGGCGTTCGGCAACGTCCCCCTGAATAAGCGTGTAGCGCACACCTCGCTCCGCCAGCTCACGCAGGTACCACGCATGCTGCAGGGCACGGAACTCTGGCGGCTGGCGTGTGCCGTCCTGGTCAAAGGGAATATCCGGTGCGCACAGCAGCGTGAGATCGTACGGACGATTCGCAAGGGCCATCAGATCAGGCGAGGCGCTGCCGAACTCATGCTGGCAGTAGAAAAGCGTGGTCAGCGGCGAGGTATCGCAGAAGAGATAACGGTTCGCGCCTCCAGCCGCAGCTTCTTCACGACGGCACTGCTCCTGCCCGATGTGCGTGAGATCATCGAATGTCAGCACACCTCCGCGCTCCACCCAGTATTCACGACCATACTCATGCACCCATGCCGTGTGCCACTCGGCAGCGAGCGCCCGGGCCAAGGTTGTCTTGCCACTCGACTCACCACCGAGCAGGCAGATGCGTTTCACAAAATCCGCATACACTACGGGTGAGAGCAGATGCCGGCTGGCGTGCACGTCTTCTCTCACAAAGGTGCCACTCGCGGGAATCACCTCGCGTGCCGTATCCACCACTACCGCTTGCACACCGGCATGGCCCGGCTGATGCCAGCGAAACCACCGCGTGAGATGCTCTGCGAAGGGCTCAAGATAGGCATCACTGCCAAACACCGCCTCCACGCGAGAGTGAAAGACCTCCTCGCACACACGCGCCACGAAGTCGCGGTGTGACTCTTCCGAGTCTTCGTCATTGTGCAGCATGGGACCGAGCCCCAGCGCTTCGCAATTCTCAGCACTCACCACGAGCCGTTCGACCTGCGGGAAGAGCTTCGCCAGCCACTGCGCGCGTCGCTCTGGTTCACAGCCTGGATACTCGGGATTCGAATAGCTCAGGATGTAGACCCGCTCGCACTCTTCAATAGCACGGCGAATCACCAGTTCATGTCCGCGATGCAGCGGCGCGAACTTGCCGACGACGAGTCCTGTGGCGAAGCGGCGGCTCATGCAATCACGCGGCCACTTGAAATGATGATTCAGCCTGGGCGCGCAGCAGTTTCCGCCAGTGCCACCAGGAGACCCAGACATTAATCCAGAAGAGCGTGTACACCCCAGCCGTCAGGTACAGCCCACGAGAGATGAAGAGCGGCACCGCGAGTGTATTCACCACCAGCCAGCACGGCCAGTTCTCAATGCGGCGGCCCATGAGCAAGAACTGTGCGAGCACACTGAAAGCCAGCACAAGGGAATCAATGAAGGGCGCCCACGCATCCGTGAAGGTATGCAACACCCAACCATAACCCGCCGCGGCCACGATGGCCATGAGTGCGCACACGGCGAACCACGGCAGCGGCGTCCTGCGCACGGGCAGCTCAGCACCTTGATTCCCCTTCTTCCAGTTCCACCAGCCCACGGCACTCGCCACAATGAAGAAGACCTGCAGCGTGACATCTGCATACAGCTTCGAGCCGAAGAAGACCCAGCCAAACGCAGCGCAGCCCAGGATGCCAAGCCACCACGTGTGCACGCTGTTGCGCCCGGCCAGCAGGACGGAGGCGAGGTTCAGACAATTGGCGACAATCTCCCAGGTACTCATGCCTCTGTGGTGTATTGCACCACTTTCCCATCAAAGCTGTCTACACGCTCAAGCGTCAACGGCATGGCGCCAAAGAGCTCTGCGAGAGGTTTGCGTATCTCACCCTCATGCACTCCAGAGCCACTCCAGCGCAGATGCAGCGGGCCATCTTTTGCCTGGTGCAGCGTCCACTGCACCAGCGGAAGACGCTGCAGGCGATGCGTGACCTCGATGTTATTCAGCATCGTGCCATCGCCCGCGCGGAAGGTCACCGGAGGCCGCCCTTCCAGTCCCAGCAGGTGCCACTCACCCTCGCAATGCACCAGACTTGCATAGTCACCCGTGCGGTAGCGCAGCAGCGGCAGCCATCCGTTGAAGCCGCCTGTGAGCGTCACCTCACCCCGCTCGCCTTCAGGCACGGGAGTTCCTTCTTCCGAGAGTACCTCCACATACATGCGATGCTGC
Protein-coding regions in this window:
- a CDS encoding AAA family ATPase; its protein translation is MSRRFATGLVVGKFAPLHRGHELVIRRAIEECERVYILSYSNPEYPGCEPERRAQWLAKLFPQVERLVVSAENCEALGLGPMLHNDEDSEESHRDFVARVCEEVFHSRVEAVFGSDAYLEPFAEHLTRWFRWHQPGHAGVQAVVVDTAREVIPASGTFVREDVHASRHLLSPVVYADFVKRICLLGGESSGKTTLARALAAEWHTAWVHEYGREYWVERGGVLTFDDLTHIGQEQCRREEAAAGGANRYLFCDTSPLTTLFYCQHEFGSASPDLMALANRPYDLTLLCAPDIPFDQDGTRQPPEFRALQHAWYLRELAERGVRYTLIQGDVAERLASVQKLLCD
- the pnuC gene encoding nicotinamide riboside transporter PnuC produces the protein MSTWEIVANCLNLASVLLAGRNSVHTWWLGILGCAAFGWVFFGSKLYADVTLQVFFIVASAVGWWNWKKGNQGAELPVRRTPLPWFAVCALMAIVAAAGYGWVLHTFTDAWAPFIDSLVLAFSVLAQFLLMGRRIENWPCWLVVNTLAVPLFISRGLYLTAGVYTLFWINVWVSWWHWRKLLRAQAESSFQVAA